The Akkermansia muciniphila genome contains a region encoding:
- the leuC gene encoding 3-isopropylmalate dehydratase large subunit, with the protein MGKTLFQKIWDAHSVGTLPDGRTQMFIATHLLHEVTSPQAFGMVRDLGLAVRHPERTFATVDHIIPTDNQEEPFADATADAMIKELRRNCAENGIRFFDLPTGLQGIVHMVGPELGITQPGMTIVCGDSHTATHGAFGSIAMGIGTTQVRDVLATQTMALSPLKVRRINVNGKLAPGVRAKDVALHIIGLLGAKGGLGFAYEYGGSVIDAMSMDERMTLCNMSIEGAARCGYVNPDQTTVDYIKGRLFAPAGVDWDKAVERWLGFASDPDAEYDEIVEIDGAAIEPTVTWGISPDQNTGISGSTPSPASAKDDDERKMIHEALEYMKFPAGMPLKGLPVQVCFVGSCTNGRISDFREVAALIKGRHVAPGVRALAVPGSQMTAKQCEEEGIADIFREAGFEWRLAGCSMCLAMNPDKLQGDQLCASSSNRNFKGRQGSPTGRTLLMSPAMVAAAALTGKVCDAREVFSFN; encoded by the coding sequence ATGGGGAAAACGCTTTTCCAAAAAATCTGGGACGCTCATTCCGTCGGCACCCTGCCGGACGGAAGAACGCAAATGTTCATCGCTACTCACCTGCTGCATGAAGTCACCTCTCCGCAGGCCTTCGGAATGGTCCGGGACCTGGGCCTTGCCGTGCGCCATCCGGAACGCACCTTTGCCACCGTGGACCACATCATTCCCACGGACAACCAGGAGGAACCGTTCGCGGACGCCACGGCTGACGCCATGATCAAGGAACTGCGCCGGAACTGCGCGGAAAACGGCATCCGCTTTTTTGACCTCCCTACCGGACTCCAGGGCATCGTTCATATGGTGGGCCCGGAACTCGGCATCACCCAGCCGGGCATGACCATTGTGTGCGGTGACTCCCACACGGCCACTCACGGCGCCTTCGGCTCCATTGCCATGGGCATCGGCACAACGCAGGTGCGCGACGTGCTGGCTACGCAGACCATGGCGCTCAGCCCGCTCAAGGTGCGCCGCATCAATGTAAACGGAAAACTGGCCCCCGGCGTGCGCGCCAAGGACGTGGCCCTGCACATCATCGGCCTTCTGGGCGCCAAGGGCGGCCTGGGCTTCGCCTATGAATACGGCGGCAGCGTGATTGACGCCATGAGCATGGACGAACGCATGACCCTCTGCAACATGTCCATTGAAGGCGCTGCCCGCTGCGGTTACGTGAATCCTGACCAGACTACGGTGGACTACATCAAGGGGCGCCTGTTCGCCCCCGCTGGTGTGGACTGGGACAAGGCCGTGGAACGCTGGCTGGGCTTCGCCTCCGATCCGGACGCGGAATACGACGAGATTGTGGAGATTGACGGCGCCGCCATTGAACCGACGGTAACGTGGGGAATTTCCCCGGACCAGAACACGGGCATCAGCGGCAGCACGCCCAGCCCCGCCTCCGCCAAAGATGACGACGAACGCAAGATGATTCATGAAGCGCTGGAATACATGAAATTCCCCGCTGGAATGCCCCTCAAGGGACTGCCGGTGCAGGTGTGCTTTGTAGGCTCCTGCACCAATGGCCGCATCTCCGACTTCAGGGAAGTGGCCGCCCTCATCAAGGGGCGCCATGTGGCGCCCGGCGTCCGGGCGCTGGCCGTTCCCGGCTCCCAGATGACTGCAAAGCAGTGTGAAGAGGAAGGCATTGCGGACATCTTCCGTGAAGCCGGTTTTGAGTGGCGCCTGGCGGGGTGCTCCATGTGCCTGGCCATGAATCCGGACAAGCTCCAGGGGGACCAGCTCTGCGCCAGCTCCTCCAACCGGAATTTCAAGGGACGCCAGGGAAGCCCCACCGGGCGCACCCTGCTGATGAGCCCCGCCATGGTGGCCGCCGCCGCCCTGACCGGGAAAGTCTGTGACGCCCGCGAAGTATTCTCCTTCAATTAA
- a CDS encoding 3-isopropylmalate dehydratase small subunit, whose protein sequence is MSLTKFTSITGTCVPVPGPDMDTDRIIPSRFLKCITFDELAGVMFWDERFDENGQSKSHPVDDPRFKGASIILGGSNFGCGSSREHAPQTIKRSGVNAVIAESFAEIFFGNSTGIGLPCVCASAADIAALAQYISDHPETEVTIDLLNMTASWKEGSFPIRMPAEAREALSRGRWDSIAELLVNMEAVEKKNAELPQVTAAC, encoded by the coding sequence ATGTCTCTGACCAAATTCACCTCCATCACCGGCACGTGCGTTCCCGTTCCCGGACCGGACATGGACACGGACCGCATCATTCCCTCCCGCTTCCTCAAGTGCATCACGTTTGACGAGCTGGCGGGGGTCATGTTCTGGGACGAACGTTTTGATGAAAACGGACAGTCCAAATCCCACCCGGTGGACGATCCCCGTTTCAAGGGGGCTTCCATCATCCTGGGTGGCTCCAACTTCGGCTGCGGCTCCTCCCGCGAGCACGCTCCGCAGACCATTAAGCGTTCCGGCGTCAATGCCGTCATCGCGGAATCCTTCGCGGAAATCTTCTTCGGCAACAGCACCGGCATCGGCCTGCCCTGCGTGTGCGCGTCCGCCGCGGACATTGCCGCCCTGGCCCAGTACATCTCCGATCATCCGGAAACGGAAGTGACGATCGACCTCCTGAACATGACAGCCTCCTGGAAGGAAGGTTCCTTCCCCATCCGGATGCCTGCGGAAGCCCGGGAAGCCCTTAGCAGGGGCCGCTGGGATTCCATCGCGGAACTGCTTGTCAACATGGAGGCCGTGGAAAAGAAAAACGCGGAACTGCCCCAGGTAACGGCAGCCTGCTGA
- a CDS encoding trypsin-like peptidase domain-containing protein, translated as MYSHTCFQGLCAVLAAAALSHADEPAVSLSDFGVDKVMSGPVLSINDQYKGVVKIEVDSLTPDYATPWDTGRYQGGIGTGFLIGENAFMTNAHVVSNAERIYISMYGDSRKIPARVKFIAHDADLALLEAEDPKPFKGIKPFEFSKSLPHLEDEVRVIGYPIGGNRLSVTRGVVSRIDFTTYAHPRNTEHLTIQVDAAINPGNSGGPALMGNKVIGVAFQGLNNANNTGYVIPTPVIRHFLEDIKDGVYDGYVDMGIQAAPILNPAMRKAFGLPDDEKGVLIGKVLKGSSADGVLRNGDLLMKVDGYDVDSSAMIELDGQKISMKELIERCFKDDRLPLDIIRDGKPMKVDMVMKPSLSKDLLMAEYDKMPRYVVFGGLVFQPIQRNVLAAADISLLDVALDIRDYQEDGGCVDHEDMVIITKVLDDEVNARLSGSISNAIVEKINGVKVKGLTHAYELLYPKNMPEYVVIELKDGERPLVFEGRAMEAANKRISKTYNIPKNARLDSAIPGRQPERNTTPAR; from the coding sequence ATGTACTCCCATACCTGCTTCCAAGGGCTGTGCGCAGTCCTCGCCGCCGCCGCTCTTTCCCATGCGGATGAACCGGCCGTTTCCCTCTCAGACTTCGGCGTGGACAAGGTCATGTCCGGCCCTGTCCTTTCCATTAACGATCAGTACAAGGGAGTCGTTAAAATTGAAGTGGACTCCCTGACGCCGGATTACGCCACGCCGTGGGACACGGGCCGCTACCAGGGCGGCATCGGCACCGGCTTCCTGATCGGGGAAAACGCCTTCATGACGAACGCCCACGTGGTCAGTAACGCGGAACGCATTTACATCTCCATGTACGGGGACTCCCGCAAGATTCCCGCCAGGGTCAAATTCATTGCCCATGACGCGGACCTGGCCCTGCTGGAGGCAGAGGACCCCAAGCCCTTCAAGGGCATCAAGCCCTTTGAATTCAGTAAAAGCCTGCCCCATCTGGAAGATGAAGTGCGGGTGATCGGCTACCCCATCGGCGGGAACAGGCTTTCCGTCACGCGCGGCGTGGTCTCCCGCATTGACTTCACCACGTACGCCCATCCCCGGAACACGGAGCACCTGACCATCCAGGTGGACGCCGCCATCAACCCGGGCAACAGCGGCGGCCCTGCCCTGATGGGGAACAAAGTCATCGGCGTGGCCTTCCAGGGCCTGAACAACGCCAACAATACGGGATACGTGATTCCCACGCCCGTCATCCGCCACTTTCTGGAAGACATCAAGGACGGCGTCTATGACGGCTATGTGGACATGGGCATCCAGGCCGCACCCATCCTGAATCCCGCCATGCGCAAGGCGTTCGGCCTGCCGGACGACGAAAAGGGCGTCCTGATCGGCAAGGTGCTCAAGGGCTCCTCCGCAGACGGCGTGCTGCGCAACGGAGACCTGCTGATGAAGGTGGACGGGTACGACGTGGACAGCTCCGCCATGATTGAGCTGGACGGCCAGAAAATCAGCATGAAAGAGCTCATTGAACGCTGTTTCAAGGATGACCGGCTCCCGCTGGACATCATCCGGGACGGCAAGCCCATGAAAGTGGACATGGTGATGAAACCCTCTCTTTCCAAGGATCTGCTGATGGCTGAATACGATAAAATGCCCCGTTACGTCGTCTTTGGCGGCCTGGTATTCCAGCCCATCCAGCGCAACGTGCTGGCGGCGGCGGACATCTCCCTGCTGGACGTGGCCCTGGACATCAGGGATTACCAGGAAGACGGGGGCTGCGTGGACCATGAAGACATGGTGATTATTACCAAGGTGCTGGACGATGAAGTGAACGCCCGCCTGTCCGGCTCCATCTCCAACGCCATTGTGGAAAAAATCAACGGCGTGAAGGTCAAGGGCCTCACCCACGCCTACGAGCTGCTTTACCCGAAGAACATGCCGGAATACGTGGTCATTGAACTGAAAGACGGGGAACGCCCCCTGGTCTTTGAAGGCAGGGCCATGGAGGCGGCCAACAAGCGCATCTCCAAAACCTACAACATTCCGAAAAATGCCCGCCTGGACAGCGCCATTCCCGGCCGTCAGCCTGAAAGGAACACCACTCCCGCCCGTTAA
- a CDS encoding trypsin-like peptidase domain-containing protein — MKILSLFSLASLILLSGCQPREDSRPAPAPQPGQQPESPQEQPEEAPAPASLPSPTNSMVGINATNQGYAMVQPWSKENPAYSQGFGIYLGDGDILTAANIVYSASFVEVTSADGSQTVPVTVTAFDPEANLALLRLKNEKDAPFLDKLVPVTLGSAPRLGDKVAFWQFNDDGLPITTSGTLLATESASPFTNSEPFVLYNVKSSVTPLKGGAGNPIMRDNELVALSASCDPSAQKALAVTQTMISRFLKQARSGNYTGFPADGTQVTELTDPVFRKFLGLPETGGGFYVVKLPVYGSFYKAGVRPGDVVESVNGIPLDSKGLIKDPALGPVSANVLFRDSAMPGDTITLGIRRKDKDGVSQPMTLDVKLDRSALDGDLVNPAPFVSNPPYRIYGGLVFVPLTGALIGEINKLSKNRPPLNLVEAIQKKEDIRKKGVDEIVVFLMALPTQATLGYAQMSPSIVEKVNGVQVKSLKHLNQLLDLPAPGGTHRIEVTQQPYTMYMSQKEAAKADRFIQMRAVPVLRRD, encoded by the coding sequence ATGAAAATTCTTTCCCTTTTCTCCCTTGCTTCCCTGATTCTCCTCAGCGGCTGCCAGCCGCGCGAAGACAGCCGCCCGGCCCCCGCGCCGCAGCCTGGACAGCAGCCGGAATCCCCTCAGGAACAGCCGGAGGAAGCGCCTGCACCGGCCAGTCTCCCCTCCCCCACCAACTCCATGGTGGGCATTAACGCCACCAACCAGGGCTATGCCATGGTCCAGCCATGGAGCAAGGAAAACCCGGCGTACAGCCAGGGCTTCGGCATCTACCTGGGGGACGGCGACATCCTGACGGCGGCCAACATCGTTTATTCCGCCAGTTTTGTGGAGGTGACCTCCGCGGACGGCTCCCAGACGGTTCCCGTGACCGTGACCGCCTTTGACCCGGAGGCCAATCTTGCCCTGCTGCGCCTGAAAAATGAAAAGGACGCCCCATTCCTGGACAAGCTGGTACCCGTTACGCTGGGGAGCGCCCCCCGCCTGGGGGACAAGGTGGCCTTCTGGCAGTTCAATGACGACGGCCTTCCCATCACCACCTCCGGCACCCTTCTGGCTACGGAAAGCGCCAGCCCCTTCACAAACAGCGAACCCTTTGTCCTGTACAATGTCAAATCCTCCGTCACGCCCCTGAAGGGCGGCGCGGGCAACCCCATCATGAGGGACAATGAACTGGTGGCGCTCAGCGCCAGCTGCGACCCCTCCGCCCAGAAGGCGCTGGCCGTCACCCAGACCATGATTTCCCGCTTCCTCAAGCAGGCCCGGTCCGGCAACTACACCGGCTTCCCGGCGGACGGCACCCAGGTTACGGAACTGACGGACCCCGTTTTCCGCAAATTCCTGGGCCTTCCTGAAACCGGAGGCGGTTTTTACGTGGTGAAGCTGCCCGTCTACGGTTCATTCTACAAAGCCGGGGTCCGCCCCGGAGACGTGGTGGAAAGCGTCAACGGCATCCCGCTGGACAGCAAGGGACTGATCAAGGACCCCGCGCTGGGGCCCGTCTCCGCCAATGTCCTGTTCCGTGATTCCGCCATGCCGGGGGACACCATCACGCTGGGCATCCGCCGCAAGGACAAGGACGGCGTCAGCCAGCCCATGACCCTGGACGTCAAGCTGGACCGCAGCGCCCTGGACGGCGACCTGGTCAATCCGGCCCCCTTCGTCTCCAATCCCCCCTACCGCATTTACGGCGGCCTGGTCTTCGTTCCCCTGACCGGGGCCCTGATAGGGGAAATCAACAAGCTCAGCAAGAACCGTCCCCCTCTCAACCTGGTGGAAGCCATTCAGAAGAAAGAGGACATCCGGAAAAAGGGCGTGGATGAAATCGTGGTCTTCCTGATGGCGCTGCCCACCCAGGCCACGCTGGGCTATGCCCAGATGAGCCCCTCCATTGTGGAAAAAGTGAATGGCGTGCAGGTGAAAAGCCTCAAGCACCTCAACCAGCTTCTGGACCTGCCCGCTCCCGGCGGCACGCACCGCATTGAGGTGACCCAGCAGCCGTACACCATGTACATGTCCCAGAAGGAGGCCGCCAAGGCGGACCGCTTCATCCAGATGAGGGCCGTGCCCGTACTCCGCAGGGATTAG
- a CDS encoding 3-dehydroquinate synthase: protein MSLHTLNIRLDFPYRTGFTHGAFHPENGALSSLMEQRPGGRILVLMEEGLERFYPELPAEIDRYFEKNAGELAYAGCRPVPGGEAAKTTFAAWETALRHIVEAGIDRHSYIIAVGGGAFLDVAGFAAATAHRGIRLLRVPTTTLSQADSGVGVKNGINFMGQKNYLGTFAVAWATLNDFLFLHSQPLALKRAGLAEVVKVAVVKDAAFFNWLEGNAPALAACERDALEYAVEHSALLHASHIARGGDAFELGSSRPLDFGHWAAHYMETMSGYTLGHAEAVSVGMCLDILYSVKKGWLAAGEAERIISVLKALELPVFHPLLSRRTEDGRCEVLKGLEAFREHLGGHLTILMLTGIGRGKDVHEIDAALMEECIREMEKAARCYN, encoded by the coding sequence ATGTCCCTCCATACGCTGAACATCCGTCTGGATTTTCCCTACAGGACAGGCTTCACCCATGGGGCCTTCCATCCGGAAAACGGCGCGCTGTCCAGCCTAATGGAGCAGAGGCCCGGAGGCCGCATCCTCGTGCTGATGGAAGAAGGGCTGGAACGGTTTTACCCGGAACTCCCCGCGGAGATTGACCGTTATTTTGAGAAAAACGCCGGGGAACTGGCCTATGCAGGTTGCCGTCCTGTTCCGGGAGGGGAGGCGGCCAAAACCACCTTCGCCGCCTGGGAAACGGCCCTGCGCCACATTGTGGAAGCGGGCATTGACCGCCATTCCTACATCATTGCCGTGGGCGGCGGGGCGTTTCTGGACGTAGCGGGCTTTGCCGCCGCCACGGCCCACCGCGGCATCCGCCTGCTGCGCGTGCCCACCACCACCCTCTCCCAGGCGGACTCCGGCGTGGGCGTTAAAAACGGCATCAACTTCATGGGGCAGAAAAACTACCTGGGCACCTTCGCCGTGGCGTGGGCCACGCTCAATGATTTCCTGTTCCTGCATTCCCAGCCCCTTGCCCTGAAGAGGGCCGGACTGGCGGAAGTGGTGAAAGTGGCCGTGGTGAAAGACGCCGCCTTCTTTAACTGGCTGGAAGGGAACGCCCCCGCGCTGGCCGCCTGCGAACGGGATGCGCTGGAATACGCCGTGGAACATTCCGCCCTGCTGCACGCCTCCCACATCGCCCGCGGGGGGGACGCCTTTGAACTGGGGTCCAGCCGCCCCCTGGACTTCGGGCATTGGGCGGCCCATTACATGGAAACCATGTCCGGCTACACGCTGGGCCATGCGGAAGCCGTCTCCGTGGGTATGTGCCTGGACATTCTCTACTCCGTCAAAAAGGGATGGCTGGCTGCCGGAGAAGCGGAAAGAATCATCTCCGTGCTGAAAGCCCTGGAACTGCCCGTATTTCATCCCCTGCTCTCCCGCAGGACGGAGGATGGGCGGTGCGAAGTCCTGAAGGGCCTGGAGGCCTTCCGCGAGCATCTGGGCGGCCATTTGACCATCCTGATGCTCACCGGCATAGGCCGGGGAAAGGATGTCCATGAAATAGACGCCGCCCTGATGGAGGAATGCATCCGGGAAATGGAGAAAGCCGCCCGCTGTTACAACTAA
- a CDS encoding amidohydrolase, producing the protein MAQQPEVQSAARDAVEWRHHIHQNPELSFEEYKTSNYVADLLASFGHIEVLRPTKTSVIGILRGGKPGKTVGFRADMDALPVQEETGFSFVSKTPGVSHACGHDMHTAMLLGTARVLASMQKELPGTVYFIFQPGEEKSPGGALPIIKSGALKGVDAIFGAHVMPNAPAGSIGILPAGAASSASDGFFLTIQGKGSHGSMPQMGVDPIVTGSEIVMALQTVVSRSATPGDMAVVTVGKFQSGNAPNVIPDKAELGASIRSVTPETRKLLEERIRIIIDHICKANGAQYKLDYVLGYPSIQNDAALRELVKKAAIEAVGEKNVFDAPRIPASEDFSYYAQVAPTYFITVGSGDGPANHNPGFKADDGAISNGIKTEVQMILDYLNAK; encoded by the coding sequence ATGGCGCAGCAACCGGAGGTGCAGAGCGCCGCCAGGGACGCCGTGGAGTGGAGGCACCACATTCACCAGAACCCGGAATTGTCTTTTGAAGAATACAAGACGAGCAATTATGTGGCGGACCTGCTTGCCTCGTTCGGACACATTGAAGTCCTGCGGCCTACAAAGACCTCCGTGATCGGCATTCTGCGCGGCGGAAAACCCGGGAAGACCGTCGGGTTCCGGGCGGACATGGATGCGCTTCCCGTGCAGGAGGAGACAGGATTTTCCTTTGTCAGCAAAACGCCGGGCGTAAGCCATGCCTGCGGGCATGACATGCACACGGCCATGTTGCTGGGGACGGCCAGGGTTCTGGCCTCCATGCAGAAGGAGCTGCCCGGCACGGTCTATTTCATTTTCCAGCCCGGTGAGGAAAAGTCGCCCGGCGGCGCCCTCCCGATCATCAAGAGCGGAGCGCTCAAGGGCGTGGACGCCATCTTTGGCGCGCATGTGATGCCCAATGCTCCCGCGGGCTCCATCGGCATTTTGCCGGCAGGGGCCGCTTCCTCCGCCTCAGACGGTTTTTTCCTGACCATCCAGGGAAAAGGTTCCCATGGCTCCATGCCGCAGATGGGCGTGGACCCCATCGTTACGGGGTCTGAAATCGTCATGGCGCTGCAAACGGTTGTTTCACGCAGCGCCACGCCCGGAGACATGGCCGTGGTGACCGTGGGCAAGTTCCAGTCCGGCAACGCTCCCAACGTCATTCCGGACAAGGCGGAGCTGGGGGCCTCCATCCGCTCCGTGACGCCGGAAACCCGCAAATTGCTGGAGGAACGCATCCGGATCATCATTGACCACATATGCAAGGCAAACGGAGCACAGTACAAGCTGGATTACGTCCTGGGTTATCCGTCCATCCAGAATGACGCCGCATTGCGTGAACTGGTGAAGAAGGCGGCCATTGAGGCGGTAGGGGAGAAGAACGTTTTTGACGCTCCCAGAATTCCGGCCAGCGAGGATTTTTCCTATTATGCGCAGGTGGCCCCCACCTATTTCATCACCGTGGGTTCCGGGGACGGTCCCGCCAACCATAATCCCGGCTTCAAGGCGGACGACGGCGCGATTTCCAACGGAATCAAGACCGAGGTTCAAATGATCCTGGATTACCTGAACGCCAAATAA